ATTGATGAAAGCCCTGGAGTAACCTGGATAAGTGGATAGTATAAGCTCAATACCAGAAGAGGTATAAAGTAGAAAAATCATTCAATTTAAGGATTACAAGTATGTTCTGGACCAACAAATCAGTCACACTGGGTGTATTTTGTTGGTGTCAGTTCCTAATGCAACTCCTGCACGCTGGCCACCAGAGCTGCTATAAGTTCCCTTGATAATCCATCCATTAAAAGTGATAGCattcggaaaaaaaatagtgcaTTTGAATGTCAAGTGTTTGTTTTATAACATTGAATTTAGGTTAATTATAACATCTGAATGCATCCAGTGTCATAAATTTTCTGTCCCTTTGTGTCTTTTAATTTGAGATCGGTGATTCAATTTGACTTCCAGAAGGCCAAGAACTATCTTGTACTATCAATCTTGTGAGCAAAAggtttactccctccgtcctagtATACCAGGCATTTTATTTGAACTCTACAGTCCCTGCATACCAGGCGTAGTACAGAacttgtcctcctcctccccaagTTACCCTCTGTTTTTACTAAACAATCCAACGAGCAAATTGATGAAGTTTGGCTCTCTATCGTATGTGGATAGGTTGTGTATGGCTCAAAAAAGGTTTCCTCCTACTGTAACAATGAGTAACCCCTCTAAATAGTACGGCATACCTATGAATCAAATTCAAAGAAGATTGCATAAAATTTAATTTTGCCGactcttttcctctttttgtATTATGGGGTCTCCATCCACTTTATAATCATCTCCAAAGGACTAAAACCTGAATATACATTTGTAGGTTTCATTAGTCCCCTAATTATGTTGTCAACTTCACCAAAACCTACAAGTTTAGATATGGGGTCTCCATCCACTTTATAATCATCTCCAAAGGACTAAAACCTGAATATACATTTGTAGGTTTCATTAGTCCCCTAATTATGTTGTCAACTTCACCAAAACCTACAAGTTTAGATATGGGGCCACCAGCTGCAAGTGTGATAGCAATACATCGGCAGCATTGCACTACCACTAAGATACTCTAAAACAGTACGGGGCCAAACAGCTAGTTTTGATTTTGCCCTTCTTCTTGCAAAGTGTCATAATGTTGTGTGTAAGAATACTACGAAACCTGGTCAGAAACTACTTGTTGCATGCAATGTTACAGGAAGCGCAATGTCAATATTcctcaaaaaaaggaaacactAGGGCCAAGTCCCTACATTGGATGGTAGTGGTCGGAACTTGTAAAAATTGATAGCAATGATTTTGAAGCCTGGACTAGTTGGTAGTACCTAAATTCCACCTCTCAACTATCGGCGTGGCCAACTGTAGGAACAAGGTATTTTACTATTTTGGAAGACCAAGTTTGACTTAGATGTCATTGAGCTGTTAGTGATTTGAATTATTCTTAAAACTCTTATATGAAATGTTAcattagacattttttagcaGTATAAGCCCACACCCCGGGGAGCTTAGATCTACCAGTTCATTGCATAGTCTGACCGTCGTATGGAAAACTTTCAAGATGTTTAGGCTAGCAAAGGAGTATCTGGTACTTGTTAGGAACTCAGAAGTTCTCGTAGCGAGACAGAGATTGCATGTCATTTGGTATCATTCAGATTGAAACAACAATACTTGTTTGCTTTATCCAAATGGCATTTCAGTGGACATCAGAAATTCTGATTGTGTCACAATGTGCTTGCCGTAACATTTCTCTTTGCAGACTGGCACGGGCTTTATCAAAGTCGGAAGATTGTACACCAATGGTAGCTCCTTCAAAGTGACGACTGTTGCTTACTCATCCAACATCCTTTCTTGCAGAAGCAACCCTGCCACAAATGATTGGATACCATCTTCTGAGACGGTACGATATCAAAAACACATGTGAATCTATAGCCAACACCAAGTTTCACATTGCCAGGTCCTAATTCATCGTGTTCCATTTCCAGGTTATTCCAGTTTGGAACAAGCCCAGCAGGAGTGACTCCTGACCAGGCTCCTTAAGCCGAGTGAGCTTTCAGTCGATTTGGGATAATAAAGTGCAGATGATGCAACCACTTCTCTATACTGGGAGAAGGCAGACGGAGGTAGATAAGAATGTGAGCAACCGTGAAGGATGTTGCTACTGTTGTCCAATTGAGTTGAGACCATGTAACCTAAATGGACGAATGAGTGTAAGGAGTCCACTGATATCCAGTGCTGTTGCTTAGTGATCCACTATCTTTGTGTACTCTTACAACCAGAAGGACAGGTCTGACTTCTTATAAGAGAAGACAGACAGAGAAAAGGTTTCTCGCTGATAAGCTGATTCAATTAGGCAATATCGGGTGCAAGATTATGTCAGACTACAGTGCTTCTGAGCGCCTCCCCGCCTATTCTCCAGGGCTCACCACAGGCACGCTGCGGCTGCAGCCTGAGACCGCCCACATGGTAATTTTCATTGAACAGCTCTTCCACAGGCACGATGCAAGGCACTGTGGCCGTGCTCGATTTTATGCGCATGAATCGGAAAATCTTGATTTTATTCATTTCTTTGGCTCCACTCAGCGGAGGCGAAGAGATTTTACAAGCTGTAGTTGTACATATGACATTATACACGAAAAAGAATCTTGTCAGATCAGTCAAAAATCAGGTCTCCCGTCGCGTAGGTGTTGTAGAAGACAGTGGCGCTGAAGTAAAGCACCGCCGTAAGGGTGAGGAAGGCCTGGAAGGATCCCAGCCACTGGACAAAGTAACCTGCTCCTACGGTGCTAACTATGGCAGCCACTGTCCCGATGCCGTTCGTCATCCCTGTTCAAGCAGCACAAGAGATGTCAGACAAAAAGGGCTGAAGAACGCATTGCAGAAATGTGGGTGTTGTGATCTACTGATGCTGTCATGTTTGCAAACATACCGTGCAAAGATCCAGCGTATTTAGGAGCAATATCctgatggaaaaaaaaacatgaaaacagATTTTGATCAGATTGAAGTACTGTTCTAATGGAGCTAGTGATCCAGAAGAACAAATGGTACTTTGAGTAGAGATGGTAGAGTGATAAGATCAATATGAGGGAACATGAACAATCACCTGTACATTACAGAAGTACCCGGCTTGACTGCAGGAACTCAGACCCAAGGCGGCGGTCATGATAACTGCTGCAACCAATGGTGTTTGGGCAAATCTTAAGCACAGCAGTGACACGCCTGGCCCGATAAAACCAATTGACTGCAACAGGTAAAGAGAAGTTAATACTGTAGTGAGTCTTCTGTTTCAACTCGTGCAAGTTGTCAGTAAACTCTATAATGTGTACAAAACTGATTTCAGGTGATGCTGTTACCTGCATAATTTTCCGAACTCGCACAATGGAGAAACCTGATTTGATCATAAAATCTGCAGAGGCACCTGCAACATATCCTGATAGAGCCATGACCGCCCAAGGTATGGCGCTGAACCATGCTGCTTGTTTTAAATTGACATTATAAACCTGTTGGGATAATGGTCAGAAACTACTGCTTATAGCAGAGTTGTGAGCAGACCAATTAGAATGGTTTGGGCAACATACCGTTTTGAAGTACACTGGCATCCATGATAGTAGGACAAAATATCCCTGCATGGTGTTTTGATTTGCAAATGTTAACATCCAGACACAGTATCACCAGATTCTAATTCTGATGGTCGGTTATTCTTACCCAGTTGTTTATCACATTAGCAACAATGATGGCCCACATTTCCATCTTTGACAACACTTCTCTCAAGGATGGGAATTTGCTGCCTTTGACTTTTGATCCACTTCTTCCGGCTAGAATTAGTTGCAGCTCAGATTTGCTTATAGTACGGCTATCGATAGGATCACTTTCTACATTCAACAGCCATACAGCAAGCCACAAGTAACCAAGTGAAGCGAAGAAGGCAAATGTTCCAGTGAGGCCTATATGTGACATGATGATCGGTGTTGCTAGGAAGCTTAGCACGTTTCCAAGATGGAATCCTCCCATGGAAATGCCAACAGCAGTGGCACGTTCATGTGTTGGGAACCACCTGTTTCATGTTCAAAAAGAAATTGAGCTCGAACTGCAGTTGTGTTTGATTGCATCAATATATGATGTTTCTTTTTATCGACGGGCAGAACTGGTTGGCGATATGGACAACAAAGGGTGTAGGCTGAAATGTCCGAAATTGTAACTATGAGATAAAGAACACGTATCCACAGCTAAAGGATTTCTTCTAGAACCCTAGGTGTTATTTATAGCGAATACAACTGTATGATTGATCTCAAGGCAGTTATAAATAATATTATGCTGTGGAGCTTAATGTTTCTGACTACTACTTTTTAGGTATCAGAGGTTAATGTTACTTGCAGCAAGCTACTTAGATGTCACTACTGAGTAAATGTAATGGGTGAAAGGAGCTACTTACTTAGGTAAGAAAGTGCTCATTGTCGGAAATGCGACGCCTTCAGCAAGGCCAAAGAGTACACGCACAGCAAGCAACATCGCAGCCGATTTAGAGGCAGCCCATGGAGTGAGGAAAGTGGCCAACGACCAGAGTACAGCAGCGCCTGCCATCACCTTCTTCCCCCCGTATCGGTCTGCCAAAGCTCCTCCAACCATGGATGAGAAAACATATCCCCATAGAAATGATGACTGCAGCAGTTGTGGTAAGATTTAATATCAAGTCGGTCAATTTGGACACCATCAATCATGGACGACAACAAGGGAATAAGTTGAGGTTGTTTTGGCCTAGATACTCATGCATATCTATAGTTTGATGCTAGTAGGTAAAAGCTGTCTTCTGATCAAAGTACTTGTGCTTATTGGTTGCTACAATGACTTCATTGTTGGAATCTCCGACTAGTTGAGATTATGCACACCACACCATCAGACACATGCTGAATGACGTCTAGTGCTGCAATCGTTAAGCCTTGTGGGGTAGCTACTGATGCAACCTATCTTTGTTGTCCCAGTCACTAGGTAAAACTGAACTCAATTAAATTGGCTATTTCAGTAGTCCAACTGCCGCAGCCGTAACTAGCAGGAAAGTGTGGTTTTAAACACCTGGAGTCACTGACCTATCCCCATGTATCATTTCTTACGCAGAATTGACCATTGACATATTACCTTTCTGGAGACAACTACTCCAGCACACACTGTATAAAGACGTTCGCGTCGTGACTCATGAGTTCATGAACGACAGCTATGCAAATAGTACTTATTAATTTCCAATAGCAGTGTTATAAAATGTACTATTGCTTCAGTCGTTCATGCATCTCGTCACTCTGAAGTTGATGCACCGTTGACTTTGTTGAGCAATAAACTCAACTAGAGGTTGGAAACTTTAATTGTGTTGTGAGCAAGTTCTTGCTTAATGTCTGAGCAAAAGTACCTTTAACTTCACTTTCTGTTAAAGCTCAGCAAGAACGGGACAGAGAAGGAGACGCGATCGTGTGGATGCATACCTGGACGATCCCGACGAAGGAGCTCGACCAGCCATGCTGCGCGGCGAGCGGCACGACGGCGACGGACATGACGACCCGGTCGGCGTTGCAGAGCAGCATCACGGCCGCCACCAGCGCCACCACCTTGGCCCGCTCCGgcagcgccgacgccggcgccggcacgcTGCCCGCCacggcggaggcgccgccgaGCCGGACCCCCTCCATGCTGGCGCTGCACATGGCGACgacctgccgctgccgcccgccgccccttCTCCTCGCCCTCCCGCCATCGCCGACCAaaccagaagaagaagcagcagcagcagcaacaccgTCGCCCCTCCCGCTGATGCTGGCACAACCGACGCCTCTGCAATCATCAGCCGCGGCTGAgtccaaggaagaagaagaggaggaggatatCCGCAGGCTTCTCGGCTCCAAGCTGCCCGCCCCGACCCTCGTGGATCTGTACTTGACCGGGCTCACGGCCGGCTTCAGAGACACGCATGCTCTCATCGACGCCATGTGACCCAGTGATCCGCGCGAAGGAGGTGAAAGCCTGAAAAGCTCAGAGATGCGCAGAGATCAGAGGACGCGTCTTATTACCGCACATGGTAATGGGAAACAGCAGGCAGCATGATTGATCGACGGTTGGTGGTATAAATCGGGACTCGGGAAGGACGAAAGGTGCCGTGGTAGTAGGTTTGGGGGCATCTGATCCCAGAAGAATCAAACCGGGGGTTGTTAGCGGCGTGCATTGGGAAACGGTCAaggtgctgctggtgctgggaGTCGCCGTTGCCCGGTGGGCACCTACCAAGCCCAGCCGCGCCGAGTCGCCACCTACCCGGCCGATCAACCCAAAGCGGCAAACGAGGAGGCCTGAGACGATGAGTCCATGACTTGAGATCGAGACGGGCTTATGGAAG
The Brachypodium distachyon strain Bd21 chromosome 2, Brachypodium_distachyon_v3.0, whole genome shotgun sequence genome window above contains:
- the LOC100825295 gene encoding probable anion transporter 2, chloroplastic, translating into MASMRACVSLKPAVSPVKYRSTRVGAGSLEPRSLRISSSSSSSLDSAAADDCRGVGCASISGRGDGVAAAAASSSGLVGDGGRARRRGGGRQRQVVAMCSASMEGVRLGGASAVAGSVPAPASALPERAKVVALVAAVMLLCNADRVVMSVAVVPLAAQHGWSSSFVGIVQSSFLWGYVFSSMVGGALADRYGGKKVMAGAAVLWSLATFLTPWAASKSAAMLLAVRVLFGLAEGVAFPTMSTFLPKWFPTHERATAVGISMGGFHLGNVLSFLATPIIMSHIGLTGTFAFFASLGYLWLAVWLLNVESDPIDSRTISKSELQLILAGRSGSKVKGSKFPSLREVLSKMEMWAIIVANVINNWGYFVLLSWMPVYFKTVYNVNLKQAAWFSAIPWAVMALSGYVAGASADFMIKSGFSIVRVRKIMQSIGFIGPGVSLLCLRFAQTPLVAAVIMTAALGLSSCSQAGYFCNVQDIAPKYAGSLHGMTNGIGTVAAIVSTVGAGYFVQWLGSFQAFLTLTAVLYFSATVFYNTYATGDLIFD